From a region of the Argiope bruennichi chromosome 8, qqArgBrue1.1, whole genome shotgun sequence genome:
- the LOC129980601 gene encoding zinc metalloproteinase nas-4-like, whose amino-acid sequence MVLQWNRVSNLKPSDSKTEILPPGHRGVRGRIVVALAAFELARNTCIRLVQRTNETDYVSLFRGDGCYSMVGRMGGEQKLSLASGGCDQVGIVIHEFMHALGFWHEQSRVDRDNYVTIRWENIQPGTENNFQKYNTYIQQTLDEEYDYASLLHYSRRAFSRNSLATVEPKNFVGNFIIGQRLGLSPTDIRKINKLYNCSQYL is encoded by the exons atggttcttcagtggaatcgagtCTCTAATCTGAAGCCCTCAGATTCCAaaaccgagatcttaccaccaggccatcgtg GTGTCCGTGGTCGAATAGTGGTCGCTCTTGCTGCTTTTGAATTAGCCAGGAATACTTGCATCCGACTTGTTCAAAGAACTAATGAAACCGATTATGTATCTCTATTTCGAGGAGATGG GTGCTATTCAATGGTCGGTCGCATGGGCGGAGAGCAGAAGTTGTCGCTTGCGAGTGGTGGCTGCGACCAAGTGGGAATTGTAATACATGAATTCATGCATGCATTAGGTTTCTGGCATGAACAGAGCAGAGTTGACAGAGATAATTATGTGACCATCCGTTGGGAAAATATTCAGCCAG GCACCGAAAACAACTTCCAGAAATACAACACATACATCCAGCAAACATTGGACGAAGAGTATGATTATGCCTCTCTGTTGCACTACAGCCGCCGAGCTTTCAGCCGCAACAGCCTGGCCACCGTTGAGCCAAAGAACTTTGTAGGAAACTTCATTATCGGACAACGTTTGGGACTCAGTCCAACGGATATCAGAAAAATCAACAAGCTGTACAATTGCTCCCAATATTTGTAA